The Osmerus eperlanus chromosome 22, fOsmEpe2.1, whole genome shotgun sequence genome window below encodes:
- the LOC134008777 gene encoding serine/arginine repetitive matrix protein 1-like — protein sequence MNVREDKYYPRSTMNDARYYNINYGAGDYTSREWTGGGWEDRDSIDTSYSTDAYMVQKGGPENESEPLKDGDPQKDGSTSLIMDPDMDVDGQPVELNDDDQELARKKKELQLIEEQIILKKASIAMKQVAPILKAMEVEESNKRKFAEEVKDDLTQQKKIQTQSSSKLKTQYVKDVPFRDRVNGILQNRKKTRESPAKASAQPTKGSPQQTKALFQPPTMAKSFVERMNASILKKDGYLNKSPPKQKEEEHPLKHRVKDLMERRCHPDFAPPSNQKVLEVECDRPIQNPVDPDPEQDPASKGFQRFLNILNRGVDIDRLAKIVNDIPCEDGELGHLQPEGSGQGSHDGAPPRQGSHGGAPPRQGSHGGAPPRQGSHGGAPPRQGSHGGAPPRQGSHSRAPPRQGSHSGAPPQDHSCSTSGERTVGTAADNHILSLLREKSPPRNETTGRRSESLPAEVKKDVNPEDQHKYGQMHDLLQTIGLDLGAAEVGQLSDRIQERLYGKNGHTETKRGRTEDERKRKQRDKQREREHSQKQHHSSLSSDSTSPSPLPNRRSPRKASRDSGEVHPAVRDSDSRDKDQDSCLENSMGQSIPTLTRAFPSRPMPYPAPVDVTSTYTPPQQPQYMAQHLSLHPIPPAWGYTPSPDVYLPSTSPYPQHHPNPPYYFDGSPAAFSHTQVCYPPPGYLPPPDASFQGPSQAHWNETSQPHGW from the exons ATGAACGTAAGGGAAGACAAGTACTATCCAAGAAGTACAATGAACGATGCTCGATATTACAACATCAATTATGGTGCAGGAGACTACACCAGCAGAGAGTGGACTGGTGGTGGGTGGGAAGATAGGGACTCCATTGATACGAGTTACAGTACAGATGCATACATGGTCCAGAAGGGCGGTCCAGAAAATGAGAGTGAACCCTTGAAGGATGGAGACCCACAGAAGGATGGAAGTACTTCCCTCATCATGGACCCTGACATGGACGTAGATGGACAGCCTGTGGAACTCAACGATGACGACCAGGAGCTTGCTAGGAAGAAGAAAGAGCTGCAGTTGATTGAGGAGCAGATCATCCTCAAAAAGGCTTCCATTGCGATGAAACAAGTGGCACCTATTTTAAAGGCGATGGAAGTTGAAGAGTCGAATAAAAGAAAGTTTGCTGAAGAAGTGAAAGATGACCTCACGCAGCAGAAGAAAATTCAAACTCAAAGCAGCAGCAAACTCAAAAcccagtatgttaaagatgtacCTTTTAGAGACAGGGTGAATGGAATTTTACAAAACCGCAAGAAGACCAGAGAAAGTCCTGCAAAG GCATCTGCCCAGCCAACTAAAGGGTCTCCTCAGCAGACCAAAGCGCTCTTCCAGCCACCCACAATGGCAAAAAGCTTTGTGGAAAGGATGAATGCTTCTATCTTGAAAAAGGACGGGTACCTGAATAAGAGCCCTCCAAAGCAGAAAGAGGAAGAGCATCCGTTGAAACACAGAGTGAAGGATCTGATGGAGCGGAGGTGTCATCCTGATTTTGCACCGCCGTCAAATCAAAAG GTTCTCGAAGTTGAGTGTGACCGTCCCATCCAGAACCCTGTtgacccagacccagagcagGACCCCGCCTCCAAGGGCTTCCAGCGCTTCCTCAACATTCTCAACAGGGGCGTGGACATCGACAGGCTGGCCAAGATCGTCAACGACATTCCGTGTGAAGATGGGGAGCTCGGACATCTCCAACCTGAAGGGAGTGGCCAAGGGTCCCACGATGGAGCTCCACCACGGCAAGGGTCCCACGGCGGAGCTCCACCACGGCAAGGGTCCCACGGCGGAGCTCCACCACGGCAAGGGTCCCACGGTGGAGCTCCACCACGGCAAGGGTCCCATGGCGGAGCTCCACCACGGCAGGGGTCCCACAGCAGAGCTCCACCACGGCAAGGGTCCCACAGCGGAGCTCCACCACAGGACCACAGTTGCTCCACAAGTGGAGAGAGGACGGTCGGAACAGCAGCGGACaatcacatactctctctcttgaGAGAAAAGTCGCCCCCGAGGAACGAAACAACGGGCCGCAGGTCAGAGTCTCTCCCGGCGGAGGTGAAAAAGGACGTGAACCCCGAGGACCAGCACAAGTACGGGCAGATGCACGATCTCCTGCAGACTATCGGGCTGGACCTGGGGGCGGCTGAGGTGGGGCAGCTGTCGGACCGCATCCAGGAGAGACTGTACGGCAAGAACGGGCACACGGAGAccaagagagggaggacagaggacgaaagaaagaggaagcagagggacaaacagagggagagggagcattCGCAGAAACAGCACCATAGCTCTTTATCGTCAGACAGTACCAGTCCCAGCCCTCTACCGAACCGGCGTTCTCCGAGGAAGGCATCTCGGGACAGTGGCGAGGTCCACCCCGCTGTTAGAGACAGTGACTCCCGTGACAAAGATCAGGACAGTTGTTTAGAGAATTCTATGGGACAATCCATCCCGACTCTGACACGCGCCTTTCCTAGCCGACCCATGCCCTACCCTGCTCCTGTAGACGTGACCTCAACTTACACCCCGCCTCAGCAACCTCAATACATGGCACAGCATTTAAGCCTCCACCCCATCCCCCCTGCATGGGGGTACACACCTAGTCCCGATGTATATTTGCCTTCCACCTCACCGTATCCTCAGCATCATCCTAATCCGCCATATTACTTTGACGGCTCTCCTGCGGCCTTTagccacacacaggtatgcTACCCACCGCCTGGCTACCTTCCACCTCCAGACGCAAGCTTCCAAGGGCCAAGCCAGGCCCACTGGAATGAAACTAGCCAACCGCACGGGTGGTGA
- the scrn2 gene encoding secernin-2 isoform X2, which translates to MAEPPLSCDCFVSLPPGSHDDHVIFGKNSDRPRDEVQEVVYYPAASHPAGAVVECTYIQIPQAGHTHAVVLSRPAWLWGAEMGANDQGVCIGNEAVWTREPVSPGEALLGMDLVRLGLERGDNAWGALTVITGLLEEHGQGGPCREDPEPFSYHNTFLLVDRNEAWVLETAGKLWVAQKVTEGVKNISNQLTIGTEISAEHPELRSVAQAQGWWNGEGEFNYSQVFSPENPPARMELAKQRYSGGTRLLQQHDGSMTAEVMMSILRDKPTGICMDSGGFCTTGSMVSILPRDPSLPCIHFLTATPDPSRSIFKPFVFSECMTPVSRVVSPQYGSDDPARKQPRFQSRVDRRHSLYKAHQVALSNMETNPEKGDALQEILRDLESQCLKDILAMLSGELPGEELGDLFFDCVDTEIKFYQ; encoded by the exons ATGGCAGAGCCGCCCCTTTCATGTGACTGTTTTGTATCCTTGCCCCCCGGCTCTCATGACGACCACGTCATCTTCGGTAAGAACTCGGACCGTCCTCGAGATGAAGTCCAGGAGGTGGTCTACTACCCTGCTGCCTCTCACCCAGCAGGGGCCGTGGTAGAG TGCACCTACATCCAGATACCCCAGGCGGGGCACACCCACGCCGTGGTGCTGAGCCGGCCGGCCTGGCTCTGGGGGGCCGAGATGGGGGCCAACGACCAGGGCGTCTGCATCGGTAACGAAGCAGTGTGGACCCGCGAGCCTGTGAGCCCTGGAGAGGCCCTCCTCGGAATGGACCTGGTCCg CTTAGGTCTGGAGCGCGGGGACAACGCCTGGGGGGCCTTGACGGTCATCACAGGCCTCCTGGAGGAGCACGGCCAGGGGGGGCCTTGCAGGGAAGACCCTGAGCCCTTCAGCTACCACAACACCTTTCTCCTGGTCGACCGCAACGAGGCCTGGGTCCTGGAGACCGCCGGAAAGCTGTGGGTGGCGCAGAAAGTCACAG agggggtgaAGAACATTTCCAACCAGCTGACGATCGGGACGGAGATCTCGGCAGAGCACCCGGAGCTGCGGAGCGtggcccaggcccagggctGGTGGAACGGGGAGGGGGAGTTTAACTACTCCCAGGTGTTCAGTCCTGAGAACCCCCCAGCCAGGATGGAGCTGGCCAAGCAACGCTACAGCGGGGGCACCCGGCTGCTCCAGCAGCATGATG GCTCCATGACAGCAGAGGTGATGATGTCCATCCTTAGAGACAAGCCTACTGGGATCTGCATGGATTCCGGGGGATTCTGCACCACTGGTAGCATGGTATCCATCTTGCCCAGGGACCCCAGCCTGCCCTGCATACACTTCCTCACTGCCACCCCAGACCCTTCCAG GTCTATCTTCAAGCCTTTCGTCTTCTCCGAGTGCATGACCCCGGTGTCCAGGGTGGTGTCCCCGCAGTACGGCTCGGACGACCCGGCGAGGAAGCAGCCTCGCTTCCAGAGCCGGGTGGATCGTCGGCACAGCCTGTACAAAGCCCACCAGGTGGCGCTTAGCAACATGGAGACCAACCCG GAGAAGGGGGACGCTCTGCAGGAGATCCTGAGGGACCTGGAGTCCCAGTGTCTGAAGGACATACTGGCCATGCTCAGTGGAGAACTGccaggggaggagctgggagaccTGTTCTTTGACTGTGTCGACACAGAGATAAAGTTCTACCAGTGA
- the scrn2 gene encoding secernin-2 isoform X1, which produces MSEIYSNVPSGFEKITVNKVQSTRPPPNLSVKKRCMAEPPLSCDCFVSLPPGSHDDHVIFGKNSDRPRDEVQEVVYYPAASHPAGAVVECTYIQIPQAGHTHAVVLSRPAWLWGAEMGANDQGVCIGNEAVWTREPVSPGEALLGMDLVRLGLERGDNAWGALTVITGLLEEHGQGGPCREDPEPFSYHNTFLLVDRNEAWVLETAGKLWVAQKVTEGVKNISNQLTIGTEISAEHPELRSVAQAQGWWNGEGEFNYSQVFSPENPPARMELAKQRYSGGTRLLQQHDGSMTAEVMMSILRDKPTGICMDSGGFCTTGSMVSILPRDPSLPCIHFLTATPDPSRSIFKPFVFSECMTPVSRVVSPQYGSDDPARKQPRFQSRVDRRHSLYKAHQVALSNMETNPEKGDALQEILRDLESQCLKDILAMLSGELPGEELGDLFFDCVDTEIKFYQ; this is translated from the exons ATGAGCGAAATATACAGCAACGTGCCATCGGGATTTGAGAAGATTACAGTCAATAAAGTGCAGAGCACAAGACCGCCTCCTAATCTGTCTGTTAAGAAGAGATG TATGGCAGAGCCGCCCCTTTCATGTGACTGTTTTGTATCCTTGCCCCCCGGCTCTCATGACGACCACGTCATCTTCGGTAAGAACTCGGACCGTCCTCGAGATGAAGTCCAGGAGGTGGTCTACTACCCTGCTGCCTCTCACCCAGCAGGGGCCGTGGTAGAG TGCACCTACATCCAGATACCCCAGGCGGGGCACACCCACGCCGTGGTGCTGAGCCGGCCGGCCTGGCTCTGGGGGGCCGAGATGGGGGCCAACGACCAGGGCGTCTGCATCGGTAACGAAGCAGTGTGGACCCGCGAGCCTGTGAGCCCTGGAGAGGCCCTCCTCGGAATGGACCTGGTCCg CTTAGGTCTGGAGCGCGGGGACAACGCCTGGGGGGCCTTGACGGTCATCACAGGCCTCCTGGAGGAGCACGGCCAGGGGGGGCCTTGCAGGGAAGACCCTGAGCCCTTCAGCTACCACAACACCTTTCTCCTGGTCGACCGCAACGAGGCCTGGGTCCTGGAGACCGCCGGAAAGCTGTGGGTGGCGCAGAAAGTCACAG agggggtgaAGAACATTTCCAACCAGCTGACGATCGGGACGGAGATCTCGGCAGAGCACCCGGAGCTGCGGAGCGtggcccaggcccagggctGGTGGAACGGGGAGGGGGAGTTTAACTACTCCCAGGTGTTCAGTCCTGAGAACCCCCCAGCCAGGATGGAGCTGGCCAAGCAACGCTACAGCGGGGGCACCCGGCTGCTCCAGCAGCATGATG GCTCCATGACAGCAGAGGTGATGATGTCCATCCTTAGAGACAAGCCTACTGGGATCTGCATGGATTCCGGGGGATTCTGCACCACTGGTAGCATGGTATCCATCTTGCCCAGGGACCCCAGCCTGCCCTGCATACACTTCCTCACTGCCACCCCAGACCCTTCCAG GTCTATCTTCAAGCCTTTCGTCTTCTCCGAGTGCATGACCCCGGTGTCCAGGGTGGTGTCCCCGCAGTACGGCTCGGACGACCCGGCGAGGAAGCAGCCTCGCTTCCAGAGCCGGGTGGATCGTCGGCACAGCCTGTACAAAGCCCACCAGGTGGCGCTTAGCAACATGGAGACCAACCCG GAGAAGGGGGACGCTCTGCAGGAGATCCTGAGGGACCTGGAGTCCCAGTGTCTGAAGGACATACTGGCCATGCTCAGTGGAGAACTGccaggggaggagctgggagaccTGTTCTTTGACTGTGTCGACACAGAGATAAAGTTCTACCAGTGA